One bacterium genomic window, TAAGGAAGACAACAGGCGTATCTATGCCTCTGCTTCTTACTTCCTTAAGGAATTCAAGACCGTCCATGTCTATGAGGAGAAAATCCAGAAGAATAATATCGAATTTTTCTTTATCAAGCTTTGACAGCCCGTCTGAGCCTGTCGCCGCCGAGACGATGGAGTAGTTCAAGTCCCGCTGCTTAACCATGCGCCGGAATGCCGTTTCGTCGTACTCGTTGTCCTCGACGAGAAGAACACTGACGGGCGCTGCTGGCCCGCCCACAACTCCTTTAGGGGAGTTCATTAAGCTCCCAGTAGAGATTTATTGTAGCTATAGCATCCACAAATTTGTTGAAATCTACCGGTTTGATAATATAGGAGTTGACGCCCAGATTGTAGCTTTCTATCTTGTCCTGATCTCTTTTCGATGTTGTCAGCATGACAATCGGAATTGTCTTGTAATCGGGGTCGCTTTTCAGTCTTCTGAGAACTTCTATACCGTTCATCTTCGGCATATTGATATCCAGCAGTATTACTCCAGGTCTTGGCGCCGATTCCTGATCTGAGAATTGACCTTTATGGTAGATGAAGTCAATTGCCTCCTCGCCGTCCCTTACAACGTAAAGACGGTTGGAGAGGTTGTGCTTGGTAAAGGCGCGTTTTGTTATCAAGATGTCGTTTTCATCGTCCTCCACCAGCAGTATATCTATAGGCTTTCTTTCAGCCATTACATGCTCCTTTCGGAATTATCGGTTTCGTCTCTTTCATCCTCTTTGTGATGAGGCAGAGTGAAGTGGAATATTGTACCCACTCCTATCTGTGATTCAACCCATATCCTCCCGTTATGTTCTTCAAGAACTCTTTTAACCATCGATAGACCCACGCCCGTTCCTTCGTAGTTTTCCCGCAGGTGCAGGCGCTGGAATATCTTGAATATCCTTTCGTAATGCCGTTTCTCGATGCCGATGCCGTTATCCTCGACCGTAAACTCATGAAACCCTTCTACGTCCCTTGCATTAATAGTAACTTTCTTGCGAGGCTTATCGTTAAACTTCAATCCGTTGGATATGAGATTGTAGAAAACTTCCGTCATCTTTGAACGATCGCAAAAAATGGTCGGCAAGAGATCGGGGTCGTAAACGATATCCACGTTTTCCTCTGGATTCAGAAGCTTTATCGCCTCCTTTATGATATCGCCGGACGGGATGCGGTCAAAGGTCCTTTCCTTGCGCGTTATTGCAGAAATATTCAAGAGGTCGTCAAGCAGTTTTTCCATTCTTTTCGCCGCATCTATAAGCCGCGTCAGATAGAGTCTCCCCTCTGGGTCTATTTTTTCGCGGTAATCTTCGTAAAGAAATTGACTGAAACCCGATATAGCCCTGAGCGGGGTTTTAAGATCGTGACTTGTAACGTATATGACCTCTTCAAGCTCCCTTGCGAATGCTGCTGTCTTGCGGTTGGACTCCTCAAGCTCCTTCGTTCTCTGGTTAACCATGAGTTCAAGATTCTCGTTTAAATCCTTCAGCTTTCCGAACAGCCTTGCATTTGCAGTCGTTTCTGCAACCTGACGCGAGAAAAGCAAGAAGAGCTCCATATCGTGCTCTGTAAAGACTTCTTCGCTGAGCCTTACAAGTTCCATTACTCCAAGGAGTTCTCTTTGAACAATCAAGGGCGCGGCCATGATGCATGTTGGCGTTTGCTTCTGCCCGGCCGTTCCGGCTGAATCAGTATCTCTATGCACGTTGTTGGCGAGCTGGGGACTGCGTTCAAGCCCGCATTTGCCTACCACACCGACGCCAAGCGAAATATTGAAATTCATAATCGGCTCGGGATTATCTTTTTCAGTAGTGGTTTGAGGAATCAACTCATTTGTCCCAGAGGAAAACTTGTATATAGTGCATCTGTCGGCATTGATGAGGGAAGTCGCATTCTCGGTGACAAGCTTATAAACCTCGTCCTCGTAAAGCGATGATGCAAGAGCCGTACTTGTATTCAGGAGCGCGGAGAGTTCTTCGCTGCGTCTGCGCGACTCTTCGCTGCGTCTGCGATTTTCCTCAAACATGAATCTCAGGTCGTCGATCATGAGGTTGAGACCTACAAAAAGCTCGGTAAATTCGTCTTCAGAATCAGGAAGCGGGATGTTTTGGCTGAAATCGCCGATTGATATCTTCTCCATTATCGGCGCAATCGCGGCAAGCCGCATGCGAACTCTTTCCGTGTAATCTTGGTGAACTTTTTCGAGTTCAACGCTTGCACGCTCAAGTTCGGCTGTTCTGTCCTTGACTATTCCTTCCAGATTTTCATTCAACTCCTTCAGCTTTCCGAAAAGCCGGCTGTTGGAAAAAACCTCGGCGGCCTGCCTGCCGAACAGCGTAAAAAGCTGCAAGTCGTGCTCTTCGAAACCCTGCTCGGAAAGACGTACCAGAGTCATGCATCCTACCAATTCTCCTCTCGCTATTAAAGGCGTAGCGAGCATGCAAATAGGACGTTCCTTGGTTCCAGGAACGCTTTTGGTCAACGGGTCAAGATGAACCAGATTCGCGAGAATAGGCCGTTTCTCAAGAGCGGCTTTGCCTGTAATGCCCTCGCCCAACGGAACCTTGTAAGCCATCAGCTCTTCATGTTCATCCACCAGAGTAGAACTGACAGGAATAAGCATATTCGATTCCTGATCGAAAGTGTAGAAGGTGCATCCATCAGAAGATACAAGCTCTTTCGCCCTTTTAGCGATAAGACTGCCCAGTTGTCCGTCATCAAGAATGGAAGACAGCTCAGTGCTTGTATTGAAAAGCGAACTGAGTTCATCGCTGCGGTGCTGCAAATCCTTGTTTAGCTGCCTCAGCTTTCCGAAAAGCCGGCTGTTGGCTAAAGAATCCGTAACCTGGCGGGCAAAAAGGTTGAACAATTCAAGATCGTGCTGCGTAAACTCCTTTTCGCTAAGGCGTAGAAGGGTCATCACGCCAAGCAAGTCGCCGCGAGCGAGAAGCGGTATCGACATTAGGCATGTCGGCAGATCCTTTGTTCCAGGGATTCTTGAAGCCTTAGGGTCAAGATGAACGTTATTAGCGAGAATCGCCTTTTTCTGTGAAGCCGCACGTCCGGTGACGCCCTCATCAAGTTTTATTCGATGACTAAGAATCTGCTTTTTGCCTTCAACGACGGTTGACGTCTTAGGAACCAGTTCCTTTGCGACTTCATCGTATTGATAATACGTACACCCGTCCGCTTGAAGAAAATCGGTAGCCTTCTCCGAGATAAGCTGAACTATCTGGTTCTCGTC contains:
- a CDS encoding response regulator, whose translation is MAERKPIDILLVEDDENDILITKRAFTKHNLSNRLYVVRDGEEAIDFIYHKGQFSDQESAPRPGVILLDINMPKMNGIEVLRRLKSDPDYKTIPIVMLTTSKRDQDKIESYNLGVNSYIIKPVDFNKFVDAIATINLYWELNELP